A single window of Bradyrhizobium daqingense DNA harbors:
- the hydA gene encoding dihydropyrimidinase, translating into MPLLVRGGTVVNHDHSRRADVLIEGETIVAIGASLDAPTGTDVIDAGGAYVIPGGIDPHTHLEMPFMGTVTADDFESGTKAALAGGTTMVVDFCLPDPGESMLAAYQDWRHKSEKAAADYGFHMAVTSWSKQIHDEMETVVKTYGINTFKHFMAYKGALMVNDDELYNSFARCAHLGAMPVVHAENGDVVALMQEALIARGVTGPEGHAYSRPPEVEGEATNRAIMIADMTGTPVYIVHTSCREAHEAIARARAAGKRVYGEPLIQHLLLDAGEYQNKDWNHSAQRVMSPPFRDKSHQDSLWAGLQAGSLQVVATDHCAFTTAQKRFGLTDFRKIPNGTGGLEDRLALLWTAGVTTGRLTKEEFVAVTSANIARILNIFPRKGAIAVGSDADIVIWDPKATRTISAKRQMSRIDYNVFEGFSCTGGPAVTLSHGRIAWKDGDLRVKAGDGRYIERPAFSPVHLANSIWKELTAPRAVERGAVTP; encoded by the coding sequence ATGCCCCTCCTCGTCCGCGGCGGCACCGTCGTCAATCACGATCATTCGCGCCGCGCCGACGTGTTGATCGAGGGCGAGACCATCGTCGCGATCGGGGCCTCGCTCGATGCGCCGACCGGCACCGACGTGATCGACGCCGGCGGCGCCTACGTCATCCCGGGTGGCATCGACCCGCACACCCATCTCGAAATGCCGTTCATGGGCACCGTGACGGCAGACGATTTCGAATCGGGAACCAAGGCGGCGCTCGCCGGCGGCACGACCATGGTGGTGGATTTCTGCCTGCCGGATCCCGGCGAGTCGATGCTCGCGGCCTATCAGGACTGGCGGCACAAATCCGAGAAGGCGGCCGCCGACTACGGCTTCCACATGGCGGTGACGTCGTGGTCGAAGCAGATCCACGACGAGATGGAGACCGTGGTCAAAACCTACGGCATCAACACCTTCAAGCACTTCATGGCCTACAAGGGCGCGCTGATGGTGAACGATGACGAGCTCTATAACTCGTTCGCGCGCTGCGCCCATCTCGGCGCCATGCCGGTGGTCCATGCAGAAAACGGCGACGTCGTCGCCTTGATGCAGGAGGCGCTGATCGCACGCGGCGTCACCGGCCCGGAAGGCCACGCCTACTCGCGGCCGCCGGAGGTCGAGGGCGAAGCCACCAATCGCGCCATCATGATCGCGGACATGACGGGTACGCCGGTCTATATCGTGCACACCAGCTGCCGCGAAGCCCATGAGGCGATCGCGCGGGCCCGCGCGGCCGGAAAGCGCGTCTATGGCGAGCCGCTGATCCAGCATCTGCTGCTCGATGCCGGCGAGTACCAGAACAAAGACTGGAACCATTCCGCGCAGCGCGTGATGTCGCCGCCGTTCCGCGACAAGTCGCACCAGGACAGCCTGTGGGCCGGCCTGCAAGCCGGCTCGCTCCAGGTGGTCGCGACCGACCATTGCGCCTTCACCACCGCGCAGAAGCGGTTCGGCCTTACCGACTTCAGGAAGATCCCGAACGGCACCGGTGGCCTCGAAGATCGCCTGGCGCTGTTGTGGACCGCGGGCGTCACCACAGGACGCCTGACCAAAGAGGAGTTCGTCGCGGTGACCTCGGCCAACATCGCCCGCATCCTCAACATCTTTCCCCGCAAGGGCGCGATCGCAGTCGGCTCGGATGCCGATATCGTAATATGGGATCCCAAGGCGACCAGGACCATCAGCGCCAAGCGACAGATGAGCCGGATCGATTACAACGTGTTCGAAGGCTTTTCCTGCACGGGTGGGCCGGCCGTGACGCTGTCACATGGCCGCATTGCCTGGAAGGACGGTGATCTGCGCGTTAAGGCCGGCGACGGCCGCTACATCGAACGGCCCGCCTTCTCGCCAGTGCATCTGGCCAACTCGATCTGGAAAGAGCTGACCGCCCCGCGCGCGGTCGAACGCGGCGCGGTGACGCCGTAA
- a CDS encoding TetR/AcrR family transcriptional regulator produces MSKALERREKLRLELIKAAERMIAERGLAGLKTRDLAREIGCANGAVYNLVADVDELVLRVGSRTLHRLDEALSAAERAGEPSPQEILVRTAIAYCDFAAENLELWRALFEHRMAADKVLPDWSVNDQLQLFRHIYQPLARLFPERGQGELSITARSLFSAVHGMVALGLEQKLVAVPLPALRKEIAGLVRAMLDGLAAHGA; encoded by the coding sequence ATAAGTAAGGCATTGGAACGGCGAGAGAAATTACGGCTCGAACTGATCAAGGCGGCCGAGCGGATGATTGCGGAGCGGGGGTTGGCGGGCCTGAAGACCCGCGATCTTGCCCGGGAGATCGGGTGCGCCAACGGCGCTGTCTACAATCTCGTTGCTGACGTCGACGAACTCGTCCTGCGCGTCGGCTCGCGCACCCTGCATCGCCTCGACGAAGCCCTCAGCGCGGCGGAACGCGCGGGTGAACCATCGCCCCAGGAAATTCTGGTCCGCACCGCCATCGCCTATTGCGATTTCGCCGCCGAGAATCTCGAGCTCTGGCGCGCACTGTTCGAGCATCGCATGGCGGCTGACAAGGTCCTCCCCGACTGGTCCGTCAACGACCAGCTGCAGCTGTTCCGCCACATCTACCAGCCGCTGGCGCGGCTGTTTCCTGAGCGCGGCCAGGGGGAGCTGAGCATCACCGCCCGCAGCCTGTTCTCGGCGGTGCATGGTATGGTGGCGTTGGGACTGGAGCAGAAGCTGGTCGCCGTGCCGCTGCCGGCGCTGCGCAAGGAGATCGCGGGCCTCGTGCGCGCAATGCTGGATGGACTGGCCGCGCACGGGGCTTAA
- a CDS encoding aldehyde dehydrogenase family protein, whose protein sequence is MAVSQAIPITRHPFANGSYKQMLIDGKWVDAASGKRFETRNPATGELLATVAEGDKGDIDRAVAAARRAFEGPWSKVKPFERQNLLLKLADLVEKNFDELSQLDTLDMGAPVSRTRAYRLRAIGMLRYYAGQTTALHGETIENSLPGEIFSYTLKEPVGVVGAIIPWNGPLTATIWKIGPAIATGCTVVLKPAEEAPLTSLRIAELAMEAGVPPGVINVVPGYGETAGAALASHHDVDKVAFTGSHVTGQSIIRASAGNLKRVSLELGGKSPDIVFADADLDAAVPGAAMAVFANSGQICSAGTRLFVEQSIYEEFVGRVAEFGKKLQVGNGLDPNTQIGPLVSEQQLERVTGYLDIGQKEGARALAGGGRVTEGALSKGFFVSPTVFAGVQDNMRIAQEEIFGPVISAIAFKDMDELVKRANNTTFGLGSGLWTRDVSKAHAVAKSLRAGSVWVNCYQAMDPAVPFGGYKMSGYGRESGKQHVEEYLNVKAVWIKTA, encoded by the coding sequence ATGGCTGTGTCGCAGGCTATTCCGATCACGCGCCATCCGTTCGCGAACGGGTCCTACAAGCAGATGCTGATCGACGGGAAGTGGGTCGACGCTGCCTCAGGCAAGCGGTTCGAGACCCGCAATCCCGCCACTGGCGAGCTGCTTGCGACCGTCGCCGAAGGCGACAAGGGAGACATCGACCGCGCGGTCGCCGCCGCACGCCGCGCCTTCGAGGGCCCCTGGAGCAAGGTGAAGCCGTTCGAGCGGCAGAACCTGCTGCTCAAGCTCGCCGACCTCGTCGAGAAGAATTTCGACGAATTGTCGCAGCTCGACACGCTCGACATGGGCGCTCCCGTCAGCCGCACCCGCGCCTATCGTCTCCGCGCCATCGGCATGCTGCGTTATTACGCCGGCCAGACCACCGCGCTGCACGGCGAGACCATCGAGAATTCGCTCCCCGGCGAGATCTTCTCCTATACGCTGAAGGAGCCGGTCGGTGTCGTCGGCGCCATCATCCCCTGGAACGGGCCGCTGACGGCAACGATCTGGAAAATCGGCCCGGCGATCGCGACCGGCTGCACCGTGGTGCTCAAGCCTGCCGAAGAAGCACCGCTGACTTCGCTGCGCATCGCCGAGCTGGCGATGGAAGCGGGCGTGCCGCCCGGGGTCATCAACGTTGTGCCCGGCTACGGCGAGACGGCGGGCGCTGCGCTCGCCTCGCATCACGACGTCGACAAGGTCGCCTTCACCGGCTCGCATGTCACGGGCCAGTCGATCATCCGTGCCTCCGCCGGCAACCTCAAGCGGGTCTCGCTGGAGCTTGGCGGCAAGTCTCCGGACATCGTGTTCGCGGACGCCGATCTCGATGCGGCGGTGCCGGGCGCTGCGATGGCGGTGTTCGCCAACTCCGGGCAGATCTGCAGCGCCGGCACCCGCCTGTTCGTCGAGCAGTCGATCTATGAGGAGTTCGTCGGCCGCGTCGCCGAGTTCGGCAAGAAGCTGCAAGTCGGCAACGGTCTCGATCCCAACACGCAGATCGGGCCGCTGGTGTCGGAGCAGCAGCTAGAACGCGTCACCGGCTATCTCGACATCGGTCAGAAGGAGGGCGCCAGGGCCCTTGCCGGCGGCGGCCGCGTCACCGAAGGCGCGCTGTCGAAGGGCTTCTTCGTCTCGCCGACGGTGTTCGCTGGCGTCCAGGACAACATGCGCATCGCGCAGGAGGAGATCTTCGGGCCCGTCATCTCGGCGATCGCGTTCAAGGACATGGACGAGCTGGTCAAGCGAGCCAACAACACGACGTTCGGCCTCGGCTCCGGCCTGTGGACGCGCGACGTCAGCAAGGCGCATGCGGTGGCGAAGAGCCTGCGCGCCGGCTCGGTGTGGGTGAACTGCTACCAGGCCATGGATCCGGCCGTGCCGTTCGGCGGCTACAAGATGAGTGGCTACGGGCGAGAGTCCGGCAAGCAGCATGTCGAGGAATATCTCAACGTGAAGGCCGTCTGGATCAAGACGGCGTAA
- a CDS encoding PspA/IM30 family protein yields the protein MFKTVVTLFRGSVAAAGEELEDRTALLILDQQMRDAAAAVDRSKRTLALAIAQDQQEGRKLETTNARIADLETRAVAALDGGREDLAKDAAEAIAALEADRDAAMTARALFATEIARLKRHVANAQARITELDRGRRIARASEAVRSLRRSGIEAARPYESTLPEAEGTLRRLRERQMEAQAADDALVELDAASGPLATAERLAEQGFGPRLKTTADDVLARLKSRRMPAA from the coding sequence ATGTTCAAGACCGTCGTGACCCTTTTCCGCGGCAGCGTGGCCGCAGCGGGGGAGGAATTGGAAGACCGGACCGCCCTTCTCATCCTCGACCAACAGATGCGCGATGCGGCCGCGGCCGTCGACCGCAGCAAGCGCACGCTGGCGCTGGCGATTGCGCAGGACCAGCAGGAAGGCCGCAAGCTCGAAACGACCAATGCGCGCATCGCCGATCTCGAGACCCGCGCGGTTGCGGCGCTCGACGGCGGGCGCGAGGACCTCGCCAAGGACGCCGCCGAAGCGATCGCGGCTCTCGAAGCTGATCGCGATGCGGCAATGACGGCGCGCGCGCTGTTCGCGACCGAGATCGCCCGGCTGAAGCGCCATGTCGCCAACGCGCAGGCCCGCATCACCGAGCTCGACCGCGGCCGCCGTATCGCCCGCGCCTCGGAAGCGGTTCGCTCGCTTCGCCGCAGCGGGATCGAGGCGGCACGTCCCTACGAATCCACATTGCCGGAGGCGGAGGGTACGCTGAGGCGCCTGCGCGAGCGGCAGATGGAGGCTCAGGCCGCCGACGATGCCCTGGTCGAGCTCGACGCGGCCAGCGGTCCGCTCGCGACCGCCGAACGACTCGCCGAACAGGGCTTCGGCCCCCGGCTCAAGACGACCGCAGATGACGTGCTGGCGCGGTTGAAGTCCAGGCGCATGCCGGCAGCCTGA
- a CDS encoding alkene reductase, which yields MKFEALFKPLQVGPYKLAHRVAMAPLTRMRAERETFAPRPLNAEYYGQRATPGGLIVAEASPVLSHGRGNPATPGIYSEAQIAGWRKVVDAVHAKGGIIFLQLWHVGRVSHSSFHGGALPVSASAIPIRAEGMKAMTVDGKIADYETPRALETAEVKDIVEAFRQGARNALAAGFDGVEIHGANGYLLEQFLQSRSNQRTDQYGGSIENRARLLLEVTQAAIDVWGANRVAVRLSPHGIANDSGEPDPMPLYTHVVKALDKLGLAYLHFIEPRSSGAGRADVHWENVPSAMVLFRPIYSGVLMTAGGFTGETANAAIAQGHADIIAFGRIFISNPDLPRRLQHDYPITPYNRATFYSGEAKGYTDYPVYDELTPA from the coding sequence ATGAAATTCGAGGCGTTGTTCAAACCGTTGCAGGTCGGCCCGTACAAGCTTGCGCACCGCGTTGCGATGGCGCCGCTGACGCGCATGCGTGCCGAGCGCGAAACCTTCGCACCGCGACCGCTCAACGCCGAATATTACGGCCAGCGCGCAACGCCGGGCGGCCTGATCGTCGCCGAAGCCTCGCCGGTGCTCTCGCACGGCCGCGGCAATCCTGCGACCCCCGGGATCTATTCGGAGGCGCAAATCGCCGGCTGGCGCAAGGTGGTCGACGCCGTGCATGCCAAGGGCGGCATCATCTTTCTCCAGCTCTGGCATGTCGGCCGGGTCTCGCATTCCTCGTTCCATGGCGGCGCGCTGCCGGTCTCGGCCTCGGCGATCCCGATCAGGGCCGAGGGCATGAAGGCGATGACCGTCGACGGCAAGATCGCCGATTACGAGACGCCGCGCGCGCTGGAGACCGCGGAGGTCAAGGACATCGTCGAGGCGTTTCGGCAGGGGGCCAGGAACGCGCTGGCCGCCGGCTTCGACGGCGTCGAGATCCACGGCGCCAACGGCTATCTGCTCGAGCAGTTCCTGCAATCGCGCAGCAACCAGCGCACCGATCAATATGGTGGCTCCATCGAGAACCGCGCGCGGCTGCTGCTCGAGGTGACGCAGGCTGCGATCGACGTCTGGGGCGCCAACCGCGTCGCCGTCCGGCTGTCGCCTCACGGCATCGCCAATGATTCCGGCGAGCCCGACCCGATGCCGCTCTATACCCACGTCGTGAAGGCGCTCGACAAGCTTGGTCTGGCCTATCTTCACTTCATCGAGCCGCGCTCCAGCGGCGCTGGCCGCGCCGACGTTCACTGGGAGAACGTGCCCTCGGCGATGGTACTGTTCCGCCCGATCTACAGCGGCGTCCTGATGACCGCCGGCGGTTTCACCGGCGAGACCGCGAATGCGGCCATCGCCCAGGGACACGCCGACATCATCGCCTTCGGCCGCATCTTCATCTCCAATCCCGATCTGCCGCGCCGCCTTCAGCACGACTATCCGATCACGCCGTACAACCGTGCGACGTTCTACAGCGGCGAGGCGAAGGGGTACACGGATTATCCGGTGTATGACGAGTTGACGCCGGCGTAG
- a CDS encoding SDR family NAD(P)-dependent oxidoreductase: MSHPAIAEDNVAVITGGASGIGFAAAAAFARTGMKVCIADVDQGRLAEAAAKLSPSGGAADVMMFAVDVSKADGVTELERAVRERFGGTDILMNNAGIQPGSTLFAEPDNWQRIIDVNMWGIINGSRIFAPNMIARGKPGLIINTGSKQGITTPPGDPAYNVSKAGVKAFTEALQHELRNAKDCRITAHLLIPGFVFTGLTAKGSTEKPAGAWTPEQTIEFMLTRLEAGDFYILCPDNDVPRALDEKRMIWAAGDIIENRPPLSRWHPDFADAFARFVKGD; the protein is encoded by the coding sequence ATGTCACATCCCGCCATCGCCGAGGACAACGTTGCTGTGATCACGGGCGGCGCATCCGGCATCGGATTTGCCGCCGCCGCGGCGTTTGCGCGCACCGGCATGAAGGTGTGCATCGCGGATGTCGATCAGGGACGACTGGCCGAGGCTGCAGCAAAACTGTCGCCTAGCGGGGGTGCCGCAGATGTGATGATGTTTGCCGTCGATGTCAGCAAGGCCGACGGCGTGACGGAACTCGAACGCGCCGTGCGCGAGCGCTTCGGCGGGACCGACATCCTGATGAACAATGCCGGCATCCAGCCCGGCAGCACCTTGTTCGCCGAGCCTGACAATTGGCAACGCATCATCGACGTCAACATGTGGGGCATCATCAACGGCTCGCGCATCTTCGCACCGAACATGATCGCGCGCGGCAAGCCGGGCCTCATCATCAACACCGGATCCAAGCAAGGCATCACCACCCCGCCCGGCGATCCCGCCTATAACGTGTCCAAGGCGGGCGTGAAGGCGTTCACCGAAGCGCTCCAGCACGAGCTGCGCAACGCGAAGGACTGCCGCATCACTGCGCATCTGCTCATTCCCGGCTTCGTCTTCACGGGGCTCACCGCGAAAGGCAGCACGGAGAAACCGGCCGGCGCCTGGACGCCGGAGCAGACGATCGAGTTCATGCTGACGCGGCTGGAGGCCGGCGACTTCTATATTCTCTGTCCCGACAATGACGTGCCGCGCGCGCTCGACGAGAAGCGCATGATCTGGGCAGCCGGCGACATCATCGAGAATCGCCCACCGCTGTCGCGCTGGCATCCCGACTTTGCGGATGCGTTCGCGAGGTTCGTGAAGGGAGACTGA
- a CDS encoding DUF892 family protein: MYHHVKKLMFTVRVDEPDPRFGNMLLEQFGGANGELAAAMQYSIQGLNCEDPDRKDLLMDIGTEELSHLEVVGCLARMHLAPSKNDRQAAEADPLIAIAGGGGVNLFNSQGNPWTADYLKITGELDVDLRSNIAAEARAKIVYERLINFCDDAGSKDALQFLMTREITHMKAFARALESLSKPAFSIGRIAPTPGLVNQYFNDSTGSGDHGEIDTRGPWNEGEDWVFTESPALQSSEPGAAPSIVTESSPPVDEAGLTDLLLHELRDILHAEKQLTKALPKMAQAARFDQLRELFEQHLAETENQVERINECFELLGENARAKPCKGMMGLIEEGQEVMKESEEKEDAAADLALISAAQRVEHYEMSGYTTARNLAQQLRHSAVVALLSKSLAEEENADLLLNQVARSLMSVAKMPAALEQAE, from the coding sequence ATGTATCACCACGTCAAGAAACTGATGTTCACCGTGCGCGTCGACGAACCCGATCCGCGTTTCGGTAATATGCTGCTCGAGCAGTTCGGCGGCGCCAACGGGGAACTCGCGGCCGCGATGCAATATTCGATTCAAGGGCTGAACTGCGAGGATCCTGACCGCAAGGACCTCTTGATGGACATCGGCACCGAAGAGCTCAGCCATCTCGAGGTGGTCGGTTGCCTGGCGCGGATGCATCTCGCGCCCTCAAAGAACGACCGTCAGGCCGCGGAAGCCGATCCGTTGATCGCGATTGCCGGCGGCGGCGGCGTCAATCTCTTCAACTCACAAGGCAATCCCTGGACGGCCGACTATCTCAAGATCACCGGCGAGCTCGACGTCGACCTTCGCAGCAACATCGCCGCCGAGGCCCGCGCGAAGATCGTGTATGAGCGCCTGATCAATTTCTGCGACGACGCCGGCAGCAAGGACGCACTGCAGTTCCTGATGACGCGCGAGATCACGCATATGAAAGCCTTCGCGCGCGCTCTCGAAAGCCTGTCCAAGCCCGCCTTCAGCATCGGGCGGATCGCCCCGACGCCCGGCCTCGTGAATCAATACTTCAACGACTCCACCGGTAGCGGTGATCACGGCGAGATCGACACGCGCGGTCCCTGGAACGAAGGCGAAGACTGGGTCTTCACGGAATCGCCTGCGCTTCAGTCTTCTGAGCCCGGCGCTGCCCCGTCGATCGTCACGGAGAGCTCACCGCCCGTCGACGAGGCCGGTCTGACCGATCTTCTGCTTCACGAGCTGCGTGACATCCTCCACGCCGAGAAGCAGTTGACCAAGGCGCTTCCCAAGATGGCCCAGGCCGCGCGTTTCGATCAATTGCGGGAATTGTTCGAGCAGCATCTGGCCGAGACCGAGAACCAGGTCGAGCGCATCAATGAATGCTTCGAGCTGCTCGGCGAGAACGCCCGGGCCAAGCCCTGCAAGGGCATGATGGGCCTGATCGAGGAAGGCCAGGAGGTCATGAAGGAAAGCGAGGAGAAGGAGGACGCGGCCGCCGACCTCGCCCTGATCTCAGCGGCCCAACGCGTCGAGCATTACGAGATGTCGGGCTACACCACGGCACGCAACCTCGCGCAACAGCTCCGGCACAGCGCGGTCGTTGCCCTGCTCTCGAAATCGCTTGCCGAGGAAGAGAATGCCGATCTCCTGCTCAATCAGGTGGCACGCTCGCTGATGTCAGTCGCGAAAATGCCTGCGGCGCTGGAGCAGGCCGAATAG
- a CDS encoding YiaA/YiaB family inner membrane protein, with protein MNQNGQPHSSAWVSFTYASFAASAFLVAIGIFFLPIDLWMKGYLTMGIVMLIQTCITLTKTVRDNHESSRLVNRIEDAKAERLLMEVSKAA; from the coding sequence ATGAACCAGAATGGCCAGCCCCACAGCAGCGCGTGGGTGAGCTTCACTTACGCATCCTTCGCAGCCTCCGCCTTCCTCGTCGCCATCGGCATCTTCTTCCTGCCGATCGACCTCTGGATGAAGGGCTATCTCACCATGGGCATCGTCATGCTGATCCAGACCTGCATCACGTTGACCAAGACCGTGCGCGACAATCACGAGAGTAGCCGCCTCGTGAATCGTATCGAGGATGCCAAGGCCGAGCGGCTGCTGATGGAAGTTTCCAAAGCGGCTTGA